Proteins from a single region of Nitrospirota bacterium:
- a CDS encoding acyl-[ACP]--phospholipid O-acyltransferase yields the protein MTQDEKHPLRGLLIAQFCGAFNDNAWKLMVALLAIRQATAQMAPGPELETAAQTQTALTFIIFTLPLVLLSLVGGTLADRLSKRTVIIAIKIVEVFLMSAGTAALWLNPTGGILPLIVLCGMGVHSALFSPSKYGVLPELIPHERLAAGNGLLEMWTFAAILMGTAAGGFLLQAAGDRLWLAPLALAALSLVGLVAAFAIPHVSPARATGGVGSTIRGAWAAIQSERMLRLAIPGEIFFWTIASLFAQNVLVYAKAVLHLSDALSGLPLTVLSVGIGLGAMLVGRLSQNRVEYGLIPLGATGVFLALALLGLLTPLLLDTFLVMGLLGVSSAFVFVPLNAILQWKSPPDRRGAVISFSNTCVFTGILLGSLAGGSLANAGLSTSSIFLATACFTIGGTAWALWLLPDAFLRLVLVIFTNTFYRLRLVGQDHVPQSGGALLVPNHMSFVDGFLLMAAVDRPIRFVVDAAYATHPILKRLMTAMNVIPISSAGGPRVILQALRSAGQALDDGEIVCIFPEGQITRTGTLLPFRRGFERIVKGRTVPVIPVHLDRIWGSIFSFTNGRFVGKWPERVPYPVTVSFGAPQPSSTPAYELRRLVRELGETAWHLRKADQETLHRPIVRAWRRHPFTFALADSSRPHVSALQALIGTIVLARILRPHWEGQQHVGLLLPPSVAGALINIAAALSGKTSVNLNYTVGKAGLESAIAQASIKTVLTSRQFIEKAKLDIPQGTTILWLEDLAKTISGGKKFVAMLLALFAPIRVVERACGQMRKTSMDDLATIIFSSGSTGEPKGVMLSHFSINSNVEGASQVIHISNTDRALGILPFFHSFGYMLLWFYLRHNTGVVFHPSPLDVGAIGELCSRYRISLLVATPTFLQLYQRRCTPEQFSTLRVIITGAEKLPMRLMQSFQERFGVTPVEGYGVTECAPVIAANCPDFRASGFFQVASRRGTVGQPLPGVSVRIVDPDSYEILAPGNPGMLLVKGPNLMNGYLGRKDLTDKAMKDGWYITGDIATLDEDGFLSITDRLSRFSKIGGEMVPHGRVEEALQQAAGGDMQVFAVTGIPDEKKGEQLAVLHTLDEAQIPGIVAKLAANGLPNLFIPSRANFIKVEALPVLGTGKMDLRGLKRIAMERLSGDVKRLS from the coding sequence ATGACCCAGGACGAGAAGCATCCCCTCCGCGGCCTCCTCATCGCGCAATTCTGCGGCGCGTTCAACGACAACGCCTGGAAACTGATGGTCGCCTTGCTGGCGATCAGGCAGGCAACCGCACAAATGGCTCCCGGCCCCGAGCTGGAGACTGCGGCACAGACACAAACGGCGCTCACCTTCATCATCTTCACCTTGCCCCTCGTGCTGCTGTCATTGGTCGGCGGCACCTTGGCCGATCGTCTGAGCAAACGCACCGTCATCATCGCGATCAAGATCGTCGAGGTCTTCCTCATGAGCGCGGGCACCGCTGCGCTCTGGCTAAACCCTACGGGCGGCATCTTGCCCCTGATCGTCTTGTGCGGAATGGGCGTGCACAGTGCGCTCTTCAGCCCGTCGAAATACGGCGTCCTCCCCGAATTGATTCCGCATGAACGGCTCGCGGCCGGCAACGGCCTCCTGGAGATGTGGACCTTTGCCGCCATCTTGATGGGCACGGCAGCCGGAGGGTTTCTCTTGCAAGCAGCCGGCGATCGACTCTGGCTCGCGCCACTCGCCTTGGCCGCCCTGTCGCTCGTCGGCCTGGTCGCAGCCTTTGCCATTCCCCACGTCTCCCCTGCACGTGCAACCGGCGGCGTCGGCTCGACGATCCGCGGCGCCTGGGCCGCGATCCAATCGGAGCGGATGCTGCGTCTGGCCATCCCTGGGGAAATCTTCTTCTGGACGATCGCAAGCCTCTTCGCCCAGAACGTGCTCGTCTATGCCAAAGCCGTCCTCCATCTCTCCGATGCCCTCTCGGGACTCCCGCTCACGGTCTTGTCCGTCGGTATCGGGCTCGGCGCCATGCTGGTCGGTCGGCTCTCTCAAAACCGGGTGGAGTACGGGCTGATTCCCTTGGGAGCGACGGGGGTGTTTCTCGCACTCGCGCTGCTTGGACTATTGACGCCGTTACTGCTCGACACATTTCTGGTGATGGGACTCCTCGGAGTCTCCAGCGCCTTCGTCTTTGTGCCGCTGAACGCCATTCTTCAATGGAAATCGCCACCCGATCGGCGCGGCGCCGTCATCTCGTTCTCCAACACCTGCGTCTTCACCGGTATTCTGCTGGGCTCCCTCGCCGGCGGCTCCCTGGCCAATGCGGGACTCTCGACGAGCAGTATTTTTCTCGCCACCGCCTGCTTCACCATCGGAGGCACGGCCTGGGCCCTCTGGCTTTTGCCCGATGCGTTTCTGCGGCTGGTGCTCGTGATCTTCACGAATACCTTCTATCGCCTCCGCCTCGTCGGCCAGGACCATGTTCCCCAATCGGGAGGGGCATTGCTCGTCCCGAACCATATGTCGTTCGTTGATGGATTCTTGCTCATGGCCGCCGTCGATCGGCCCATCCGGTTCGTTGTGGATGCCGCCTATGCGACACACCCGATCTTGAAACGACTGATGACCGCCATGAACGTCATCCCGATCTCGTCGGCAGGCGGCCCCCGCGTGATCCTCCAAGCATTGCGTAGCGCGGGGCAGGCGCTCGACGACGGCGAAATCGTCTGCATCTTTCCCGAAGGCCAGATCACCAGGACCGGAACACTCTTGCCGTTCCGACGGGGCTTCGAACGCATCGTCAAGGGACGAACCGTCCCTGTCATTCCGGTCCACCTCGACCGGATCTGGGGCAGCATCTTCAGTTTCACGAACGGACGGTTCGTCGGCAAATGGCCGGAGCGAGTCCCCTATCCCGTCACCGTGTCGTTCGGAGCGCCGCAACCCTCCTCGACCCCGGCCTATGAACTCCGCCGCCTCGTCCGTGAGCTGGGGGAAACTGCCTGGCATCTGCGCAAAGCCGATCAGGAAACCCTGCATCGTCCTATCGTGAGAGCCTGGCGGCGGCATCCCTTTACCTTTGCCCTGGCCGATAGTTCACGCCCGCACGTGTCCGCACTGCAGGCGTTGATCGGCACCATCGTACTCGCCAGAATACTCAGACCCCATTGGGAAGGACAGCAGCATGTCGGCTTACTCCTGCCACCCAGCGTCGCCGGTGCCTTGATCAATATCGCCGCCGCACTGTCAGGCAAGACCAGCGTCAACCTGAACTACACGGTTGGAAAGGCCGGCCTGGAATCGGCCATCGCACAGGCCTCGATCAAGACGGTGCTCACCAGCCGCCAATTTATCGAGAAAGCGAAGCTCGACATCCCGCAGGGCACCACCATCCTCTGGCTCGAAGACCTCGCCAAAACAATCAGCGGCGGCAAGAAATTCGTCGCGATGCTGTTGGCCCTGTTCGCCCCAATACGAGTGGTAGAACGGGCCTGCGGCCAGATGCGTAAGACCAGCATGGATGACCTCGCCACCATCATCTTCAGCAGCGGCAGCACAGGCGAACCGAAGGGCGTGATGCTCTCCCACTTCAGCATCAATTCCAACGTCGAAGGAGCCTCCCAGGTCATCCATATCAGCAACACCGATCGCGCCCTCGGCATCCTCCCCTTCTTCCATTCCTTCGGCTACATGCTCCTGTGGTTCTACTTGCGACATAACACCGGGGTCGTCTTTCATCCCTCGCCGCTCGACGTAGGCGCGATCGGAGAACTCTGCAGCCGGTATCGCATCTCGCTCCTGGTCGCCACGCCGACCTTTCTCCAGCTCTATCAGCGGCGCTGCACGCCGGAACAATTCAGCACCCTGCGCGTGATCATCACGGGAGCCGAAAAGCTGCCGATGCGGCTGATGCAGTCGTTCCAGGAACGTTTCGGCGTGACCCCCGTCGAGGGTTATGGGGTCACCGAATGTGCGCCTGTCATTGCGGCAAACTGCCCGGACTTCCGCGCCTCGGGATTCTTTCAAGTGGCCTCGCGGCGAGGAACCGTGGGGCAGCCGCTGCCCGGCGTGTCCGTACGCATCGTCGACCCCGACAGCTATGAGATCCTTGCGCCAGGCAACCCCGGCATGTTGCTCGTGAAGGGCCCCAACTTGATGAACGGCTATCTGGGCCGGAAAGATCTCACCGACAAAGCCATGAAGGATGGCTGGTACATCACCGGTGATATCGCCACCCTGGATGAAGACGGCTTCCTCTCGATCACCGACCGGCTCTCGCGCTTCTCGAAGATCGGCGGGGAAATGGTCCCGCATGGCCGCGTCGAAGAAGCCCTGCAGCAGGCGGCAGGCGGCGACATGCAAGTCTTCGCCGTCACCGGCATTCCCGATGAGAAGAAAGGTGAACAGCTTGCCGTCCTCCACACCCTCGATGAAGCGCAGATTCCCGGCATCGTGGCCAAGCTCGCAGCAAACGGCCTCCCGAACTTGTTTATTCCATCACGCGCAAACTTCATCAAAGTCGAGGCACTACCAGTATTGGGCACTGGCAAGATGGACCTGCGCGGTCTCAAGCGTATCGCGATGGAACGGCTATCGGGAGACGTGAAACGTCTTTCGTGA